The DNA region ACTACTACAATTACGAACAAACCATCGGCGCAACTGGCATTGATCCACTATATATGTCTACTGGGCCGAGCTTGTCTAGCAAAATGATGAATAATGCGAATGATGGGCTGTGGTATCAATTGAAGAAAAACACCCAGCTACATGTCATTACTGGCGCGAGTTTAGGTAGCAAAAATCAGCAACGCCACGTTTGTTTTGATCATGACTGCCTAGAAATGATTTTAATGCGAGTCGAAGTGCGCGGTTTGAAATTCAAGATTCGCAACCAGAAGCCTCTGAATTTTTTGGTCAAGGACTATGAAGGGCGGGTTATTGAGGTGGCTGAAGTAGCGAATTAGGCGTTATATTCTAGATTATTTTAAGTTGGGTGGGGTGTGTAGCTCCACCCAATATTTTTTCTATAGCAGGTGAAGCGTAGCTTGCTGCCGTAGTCATTGCTCTACAATTGATTATCCAAAATCATTATCGGGTTTTGCTAAATAAAAGCTTATGACCGTTTAAAAGATGTACACATCTCATCTATATGAAATAGACTTCTATACTTGGACTCAAGAGCAGGTTAGCTTGCTCAAAGCTAAAAATGGTGCGTTATGGCAAAGCCATAACGCACCTTAGTGTTTAATGCTTAAGTAGGTCAACTCAACTGTTCAAACTTAAATTTCCCTTTAATGAACTTGTTAAAGTATTGACCTTTAGACGGTGCATTGTCTAAGTCATCCTTGACACTGGGAGGTACTTTGAAATACTCGTAAACACTTCCACTATCAAATTCAATAGTCAGTGTTTGAGTTTTTGGCTCATAGGTAAATTGCTTAATAACGCTGCCTTCAGGCTTTAGTAGCGGGAAGGCGATCGCATCCCGAATACTGGCACAATCAGTTAATAACATTACCAACCGATCAATGCCAATCCCTAAACCACCTGTAGGCGGCATCCCGTATTCAAGGGCTGTCAAAAAGTCTTCATCTACACCTTGGGCTTCTAAGTCACCAGCAGCTTTTCTTTCAGCTTGGGCTTCTAAGCGTTCTCTTTGATCGATAGGATCGGTAAGTTCTGAGAAGCTGTTCCCAGTTTCTCGCCCTACGATAAATAACTCAAATCTTTCCACC from Nostoc commune NIES-4072 includes:
- a CDS encoding glyoxalase-like domain protein; the protein is MVIAVSVMSFLLSPLTLGSFLPSLPLDSLFSTQGIMVMLLAAYAGAMWMFLTSAPKVHTVMVSDLEIARQLYEGLLDLPAAEVPLHYYYNYEQTIGATGIDPLYMSTGPSLSSKMMNNANDGLWYQLKKNTQLHVITGASLGSKNQQRHVCFDHDCLEMILMRVEVRGLKFKIRNQKPLNFLVKDYEGRVIEVAEVAN